One genomic window of Sarcophilus harrisii chromosome X, mSarHar1.11, whole genome shotgun sequence includes the following:
- the LOC111721632 gene encoding sperm acrosome membrane-associated protein 4-like, with protein sequence MDCRQFLFLGLLFSAILSPLVVAKNCYYCDLTNTPNCMGIPMYCGKEEDCYQGRGVASGISYIINKGCVEATNCGKEQLVDYMGVTYNFITYCCSGELCNAGSPGPSHIGLGPNIVVVSMALALLFYWLF encoded by the coding sequence ATGGACTGCaggcaatttctttttctgggccTTCTTTTCTCTGCCATCCTGAGTCCGCTGGTAGTTGCCAAGAACTGCTATTACTGTGATCTCACCAACACTCCAAACTGTATGGGCATCCCAATGTACTGTGGAAAGGAAGAAGACTGCTACCAGGGCCGAGGTGTAGCCAGCGGAATCTCCTACATCATCAACAAAGGCTGTGTGGAGGCAACCAACTGTGGGAAGGAGCAGCTTGTTGATTACATGGGAGTCACTTATAACTTCATCACCTACTGCTGCAGCGGGGAACTCTGCAATGCTGGTTCACCAGGTCCAAGCCACATCGGACTAGGCCCAAATATTGTGGTAGTAAGCATGGCTCTAGCCTTGCTCTTCTACTGGCTGTTTTAA